A single Orcinus orca chromosome 2, mOrcOrc1.1, whole genome shotgun sequence DNA region contains:
- the FSD2 gene encoding fibronectin type III and SPRY domain-containing protein 2 — translation MEGEAGEAPGLGRTADSKDFHFRHMDLYDSEDRLQIFPEEDTQMRREVVQAEMTNEPRQPMQGKAQRDLGEEVDELVHLYGLEGDHELGDEFIDKSTPRIEVSEYAPYMMMGREPLREQRDWRLSGEAAKAEDLGFGAWGSAGHCRDLREAYRYTHGHASEEYECYVIPEEEDEEEAADVFCVTCKTPVRASGKVLVEHKEHEVTPLGKALESAKDEIHKNMYKLEKQIIEMENFASHLEEVFITVEENFGRQEKNFESHYNEILETLAQKYEEKIQALGEKKQEKLEALYGQLVSCGENLETCKELMETIEEMCHEEKVDFIKDAVAMADRLGKFLKTKTDVEISAQPEFEDQTLDFSDVEELMGSINTIPAPSAPVINPQAPNSATGSSVRVCWSLYSDDTVESYQLSYWPVQDSSPGKDRAEFTMTVKETYCSVTNLVPNTQYEFLVTAQNRAGLSPASECAVYMTAPCPPIMKSKEIRSCEEAALICWESGNLNPVDSYTVELTQAEVPGASGVTESVVGIPTCECLVQLQPRQSYTIYVRALNVGGPSARSEPATVHTTGSYFRLNEHTCHPWLTVSEDGLTVVRSERKAPAREPLPSDTRFTRCVAALGNLIPVRGRHYWEVEVDECLDYTVGVAFEDVPKQEDLGANRLSWCMRHTFASSRHKYEFLHNKMTPDIRITVSPRKIGILLDYENSKLSFFNVDISQHLYTFSCQLHLFVHPCFSLEKPGCLKIHNGISMPKHVTFY, via the exons ATGGAGGGGGAGGCGGGAGAAGCACCAGGGCTGGGCAGGACCGCTGATTCCAAGGACTTCCACTTTCGTCACATGGATCTGTATGACTCTGAAGACAGACTGCAGATCTTCCCAGAAGAAGACACTCAGATGAGAAGAGAAGTAGTTCAAGCCGAAATGACCAATGAGCCAAGACAGCCCATGCAAGGGAAGGCTCAGAGAGACCTTGGAGAGGAAGTGGATGAACTTGTCCATCTATATGGACTTGAAGGTGATCACGAATTAGGGGATGAGTTTATTGACAAAAGCACGCCCAGAATAGAGGTTTCAGAGTATGCTCCTTATATGATGATGGGGAGAGAGCCACTGAGGGAGCAGAGAGACTGGAGACTTAGTGGCGAGGCTGCGAAGGCTGAGGACCTGGGCTTCGGGGCATGGGGCTCTGCAGGCCACTGCCGGGACTTGCGGGAAGCCTATCGGTACACCCACGGCCACGCCAGTGAGGAGTATGAGTGCTACGTTATCCcagaggaggaggacgaggaagaAGCTGCCGATGTCTTCTGTGTCACTTGCAAAACTCCAGTAAGAGCGTCGGGGAAGGTTCTTGTTGAGCACAAGGAGCATGAGGTGACCCCGCTCGGTAAAGCACTGGAAAGTGCCAAG GATGAAATTCACAAAAACATgtacaaattggaaaagcagaTTATTGAGATGGAAAATTTTGCAAGTCACTTGGAAGAGGTTTTCATCACGGTGGAG GAGAATTttggaagacaagaaaaaaacttTGAGTCACATTACAATGAGATCTTGGAAACACTTGCTCAAAAATACGAAGAAAAAATACAAGCTCTAGGGGAGAAAAAGCAAGAGAAGCTGGAAGCCTTGTATGGACAGCTGGTCAGCTGTGGAGAAAATCTTGAAACCTGCAAAGAACTGATGGAAACAATAGAGGAGATGTGTCATGAAGAGAAAGTTGATTTCATTAAG GATGCTGTGGCTATGGCTGACAG ACTTGGAAAAttcctgaaaacaaaaacagatgtgGAAATCTCGGCGCAGCCTGAATTTGAAGACCAGACCTTGGACTTCTCTGATGTGGAGGAGCTTATGGGCTCCATTAACACCATCCCAG cTCCTTCTGCtccagtgataaacccacagGCCCCCAACTCAGCCACAGGTTCCTCAGTCCGAGTGTGCTGGAGCTTATACTCCGATGACACCGTGGAGAGCTATCAGCTATCCTACTGGCCAGTGCAGGACAGCTCACCTGGGAAGGACCGAGCAG agttTACGATGACGGTCAAAGAAACATATTGCTCAGTGACAAACCTTGTGCCAAATACCCAGTATGAATTTTTGGTCACAGCTCAGAACAGGGCTGGCCTCAGCCCCGCCAGTGAGTGTGCAGTGTACATGACAG CGCCTTGTCCCCCCATTATGAAAAGCAAAGAGATAAGGAGCTGTGAAGAGGCTGCGCTGATCTGCTGGGAGTCTGGGAACCTGAATCCTGTGGACTCATACACGGTGGAGTTGACCCAGGCAGAAGTGCCGGGAGCCTCGGGCGTAACTGA GTCTGTTGTGGGCATTCCCACCTGCGAGTGCCTGGTGCAGCTACAGCCCCGGCAGAGCTACACCATCTACGTGCGAGCCCTCAACGTGGGGGGCCCCAGCGCAAGGAGCGAGCCTGCTACAGTCCACACCACAG GCAGCTACTTTCGCCTGAACGAGCACACCTGCCATCCCTGGCTGACCGTTTCTGAAGATGGGCTTACAGTGGTACGAAGTGAGAGGAAAGCCCCCGCCAGGGAGCCACTCCCCAGCGACACCCGCTTTACCAG GTGTGTTGCTGCCTTGGGAAACCTAATTCCAGTCCGAGGGCGCCATTactgggaggtggaggtggacgAGTGTTTGGATTACACGGTGGGTGTGGCCTTTGAAGATGTCCCTAAACAGGAAGACCTGGGAGCAAACCGCCTCTCCTGGTGCATGAGGCACACATTTGCATCATCAAG GCATAAGTATGAATTTCTACACAACAAGATGACTCCAGATATAAGGATAACGGTTTCCCCAAGGAAGATTGGAATTCTATTAGACTATGAAAATTCAAAATTGTCATTTTTCAACGTGGACATTTCTCAGCATCTGTACACGTTCAGTTGTCAGCTTCACCTATTTGTGCATCCctgtttttctttggaaaagcCTGGATGTCTAAAGATACACAATGGCATTTCAATGCCAAAGCACGTCACTTTCTATTAG